A stretch of DNA from Lysinibacillus sp. B2A1:
CTATGCTCATCGTTTTATTATTCATGCCAGTTCAGGTATTTGCCGCAAAAAAGCTAATTCCGATGGGCGAAGCAATTGGAATTCAACTTCAGCTATCTCATGTATTTGTAGCACATGATGTGCTATTAGCTTCCAATCAATGGATGAAAGGAGGCGCTGTGATTGAAAAAATAAATGAAATACCTGTAAAAACGCTTGCAGATGCCAAACAGGCTGTTGCTCAGCAAGGGCAGCAGAAATGGACGATGAAAAGTGAAGGAAAAGAAGTAACCCTTGAGTTACAGGAGAAAGAAGCAGCACATGTTATTTCCTTTTTAAAAGATGAAACAGATGGAGTAGGAACATTGACGTACATTGATCCAGAGACAAAAAATTACGGTGCATTAGGCCATCAAATTGTCGATTCAACATTACAAGAAGCCCCTGTTTTTCGAGCTGGTTCCATTTTTTTAGCTTCGATTCAACAAATTCGTAAAAGTATACCTGGCCAACCCGGCTATAAAATTTCCTCCATTGAAAAACATCAGGAACGACTAGGGAGTATCGATAAAAATACCGTTTATGGAATTTTTGGTCGTTGGGAAGACGGCTATCCACAAAGTTTGCCAAAAGCAATTGAAATTATGCATGAAAAAGATATAAAAACAGGAAAAGCTGAAATCTACACGGCGATAGAGGGTAGTAAGGTGGAAACTTTTTCAATAGAAATTATAAAGATCGAAAATGAACGCCTTGAATTTATCATATCCGACGAAAAGCTCATTGAAAAAACAGGTGGTATCTTGCAGGGAATGAGCGGTAGCCCTATCATCCAAAACGGTCGTTTTGTAGGTGCTGTTACACATATGTTTGTGGAGGAGCCAAAAAAAGGAGCAGCTATTACTGTATCGGAAATGTTAAGAAAGTCATCATAAATAGTGGGGCTGCCTTTGGGTGGCTCCATTTTTTCATGAAAATTTGTTTTTTTATATGTAATTCATCAAGTATTTCGTTTCTTTTATAAAGGGATTAGCGATAGTAAAAAAAAACTGTAGTTTTATCTCAGTTTTTTCACTAAAATAAAGAAGATGAGCATTCGACATTTTGCAGGTATTTATCATAACTTGTCGATAAAAAAAGAAAGTATCGGACTACATACTCATTTTTGGAAATAGAAAAGGTTTTTAAAACAAAAATGTCGAAAATTCCACAGTGTGCCAAAAATGGCATAAGGGGTAGGTTACGCTTTGAAGTGATTCAAAGCACAGTCCAGAAGGAGGAATTGAAATGACAAAGGTAAAGGTAGCGATTGCAGACGATAATCGTGAGTTATTAAAAACAATGGAGCAGTATTTTCAAGGGCATCCCGAAATAGAAATAATTGCAACTGCTTCAAATGGAAAAATTTGCTTACAAATGCTTGAGGAATTTACACCAGATATTTTACTCCTAGATATAATAATGCCTCATCTTGATGGTTTAGCGGTTTTAGAATCTATGTATCAAAATGAAAGAATGTCATCTATCCAAGTTATTATGTTAACGGCATTTGGTCAGGAAGATGTCATGAAACAAGCAGTAGACTTAGGGGCCTCCTATTTCATGTTAAAACCATTTGAATTTGATCAATTGGTTCAAAAGATTTTACATTGTGCTGGACAAAAAGCAACACTTCCTAAAAAGACAAGTGTTTTACAACCTACAGCGCCACAAAAATTGAATCAGCATCAATTAGATAGCACAATTACTGCCATCATTAAAGAAATCGGTGTCCCTGCACATATTAAAGGGTACTCTTATTTACGAGAAGCTATTCAAATGGTGTTCGAGGATATCGAGTTATTAGGCTCTGTGACGAAAATTCTATATCCAGAAATCGCTAAAAAGTTCAATACGACTCCTTCACGTGTAGAGCGTGCTATTCGCCATGCCATTGAGGTAGCGTGGAATCGAGGTAATTATGAATCGATTTCGACGATGTTTGGCTATACAGTTCATCACTTAAAATCAAAACCGACAAATAGTGAATTCATTGCCATGATTGCTGATAAGATTCGCATTGATATGATGGCGAGCTAAACCTTGATATATCAAGGTTTATAGCGATTGGCTT
This window harbors:
- a CDS encoding peptidase, translating into MYRRWRQFVILPMLIVLLFMPVQVFAAKKLIPMGEAIGIQLQLSHVFVAHDVLLASNQWMKGGAVIEKINEIPVKTLADAKQAVAQQGQQKWTMKSEGKEVTLELQEKEAAHVISFLKDETDGVGTLTYIDPETKNYGALGHQIVDSTLQEAPVFRAGSIFLASIQQIRKSIPGQPGYKISSIEKHQERLGSIDKNTVYGIFGRWEDGYPQSLPKAIEIMHEKDIKTGKAEIYTAIEGSKVETFSIEIIKIENERLEFIISDEKLIEKTGGILQGMSGSPIIQNGRFVGAVTHMFVEEPKKGAAITVSEMLRKSS
- the spo0A gene encoding sporulation transcription factor Spo0A: MTKVKVAIADDNRELLKTMEQYFQGHPEIEIIATASNGKICLQMLEEFTPDILLLDIIMPHLDGLAVLESMYQNERMSSIQVIMLTAFGQEDVMKQAVDLGASYFMLKPFEFDQLVQKILHCAGQKATLPKKTSVLQPTAPQKLNQHQLDSTITAIIKEIGVPAHIKGYSYLREAIQMVFEDIELLGSVTKILYPEIAKKFNTTPSRVERAIRHAIEVAWNRGNYESISTMFGYTVHHLKSKPTNSEFIAMIADKIRIDMMAS